One genomic segment of Pseudorasbora parva isolate DD20220531a chromosome 6, ASM2467924v1, whole genome shotgun sequence includes these proteins:
- the snphb gene encoding syntaphilin isoform X4, translated as MSSPSNKRSGSGSRKRSPAPVSNRDPYGNASLSSSSNSGSCKGSDGSPTHRRHMKYTSCNDNHGIRPPPPEQYLTPLQQKEVCIRHLRARLKETIDRLQDRDTEIDELRTQLSRMQEDWIEEECHRVEAQLALKEARREIQQLKQVVDVVRSSLGDTDTGVQKCFQDINLQNHKLESLLQSMELAQVGTTKAGEALAGGGVVGAGLEVSEGLAESSEGSPARSLTRSSTYTKLSDQTGPERGGNENGCDIPCWSGEGTQDSGFVCCGDGGRGASKADLLLEAAFLSQETASLLNAYSRLPHSSTYEALCNSEPGVVPLHCSGIGMGPSVSISNPCLSHHHLYLHHLREQGIQTDHSPASAPAHGPSTSFNSDLDTIAERTFRSQACSPTSTWMSDEGDDLESVATESAITATVTTTSIVTDFSTKSAPVAMEPCAPTASVPKGPASLALIPMESSVKETTVSESSTVLPITTTALTIETIDSPVTNSVQPQPLTDPSPNPGTSPCSVQPLVETEEDTLPQTTQPRSVLTEAGVSGDNVINIGADDEDEVDESATNMDSKSSGCGLPVKNYWSRHFLVDLLAVVVPVVPTVAWFCRGPHRDGQPMYHIGSLLRGCCTVALHSLRRGGGLRHYPAGGGGPGGMNI; from the exons ATGTCTTCGCCTTCAAATAAAAGATCTGGTTCTGGATCACGCAA ACGAAGTCCAGCACCTGTCAGTAACCGTGATCCCTATGGAAATGCCTCTCTTAGCAGCAGTAGCAATTCAGGGTCATGCAAGGGCAGTGATGGAAGCCCAACCCATAG GCGTCACATGAAATACACCTCCTGCAATGATAACCATGGTATCCGGCCCCCTCCACCTGAGCAATATTTAACTCCACTGCAACAGAAAGAGGTGTGTATCAGACACCTGAGAGCGCGGCTTAAAGAGACCATCGACAGACTGCAGGACAG GGACACAGAGATTGATGAGTTGCGTACTCAGCTGTCTCGCATGCAAGAAGACTGGATTGAAGAGGAGTGCCACCGTGTGGAGGCCCAGCTAGCTCTAAAGGAGGCTCGCAGGGAGATTCAGCAGCTTAAACAGGTTGTGGATGTTGTTCGATCCAGTCTTGGAGACACAGACACCGGGGTGCAGAAGTGCTTCCAAGACATAAACCTCCAGAACCACAAGCTGGAGTCATTATTGCAAAGCATGGAGCTGGCTCAGGTCGGGACCACCAAAGCAGGTGAAGCCCTGGCAGGTGGAGGGGTGGTGGGGGCAGGGCTGGAGGTCAGCGAGGGCCTGGCGGAGTCTTCCGAAGGCTCCCCAGCTCGCTCGCTTACCCGCAGTTCTACCTACACCAAGCTGAGTGACCAGACCGGCCCGGAACGTGGGGGTAATGAAAACGGGTGTGACATTCCATGTTGGTCAGGCGAGGGCACGCAGGACAGTGGGTTTGTTTGCTGCGGAGACGGTGGAAGAGGAGCCAGCAAAGCAGACCTACTCCTGGAAGCTGCATTTCTGTCTCAAGAGACCGCTTCGCTGCTCAATGCGTACTCCCGCCTGCCACACTCCTCCACCTATGAGGCGCTGTGCAACAGTGAGCCGGGAGTTGTGCCACTCCACTGCAGTGGGATCGGAATGGGGCCCAGTGTTAGCATAAGCAATCCATGTCTGTCGCATCACCACTTATACCTGCACCACCTGCGTGAGCAAGGCATTCAAACCGACCATTCTCCGGCTTCAGCCCCTGCCCATGGTCCCAGTACATCTTTTAACTCTGATCTGGACACTATTGCTGAGCGTACCTTCCGCTCTCAGGCCTGCAGCCCGACCTCTACCTGgatgtctgatgagggagaTGATCTGGAGTCGGTAGCTACAGAGTCAGCCATTACAGCAACAGTCACCACAACTTCCATTGTCACAGATTTTTCCACTAAGTCTGCACCGGTTGCAATGGAGCCTTGTGCACCAACTGCATCGGTTCCAAAAGGACCTGCATCTTTAGCGTTGATCCCCATGGAGTCCTCTGTCAAGGAGACTACTGTTTCAGAGTCCTCTACAGTCTTACCAATCACAACAACAGCTTTGACCATAGAGACCATTGACTCTCCAGTAACCAACTCTGTTCAACCTCAACCTCTAACAGACCCTTCGCCAAACCCTGGCACATCCCCTTGCTCTGTGCAGCCATTGGTTGAGACGGAAGAGGACACCCTTCCACAGACCACTCAGCCTCGTAGTGTACTTACAGAGGCTGGGGTTTCAGGGGATAATGTAATCAATATAGGTGCAGATGATGAAGATGAGGTTGATGAGAGTGCTACGAACATGGATTCCAAGTCATCTGGCTGTGGTTTACCAGTAAAGAACTACTGGAGCCGGCACTTCTTAGTGGATTTGCTTGCAGTGGTCGTTCCAGTGGTCCCCACAGTGGCATGGTTCTGTCGGGGTCCACACCGTGATGGTCAGCCAATGTACCATATTGGTTCTCTGTTGCGGGGTTGCTGCACTGTGGCCCTCCATTCCCTGCGTCGAGGAGGTGGTCTTCGGCACTACCCCGCAGGAGGAGGTGGTCCAGGAGGAATGAATATATGA
- the snphb gene encoding syntaphilin isoform X3, with amino-acid sequence MSSPSNKRSGSGSRKFNLLKALQPKHRLQQMLSSPTASPVRSPAPVSNRDPYGNASLSSSSNSGSCKGSDGSPTHRRHMKYTSCNDNHGIRPPPPEQYLTPLQQKEVCIRHLRARLKETIDRLQDRDTEIDELRTQLSRMQEDWIEEECHRVEAQLALKEARREIQQLKQVVDVVRSSLGDTDTGVQKCFQDINLQNHKLESLLQSMELAQVGTTKAGEALAGGGVVGAGLEVSEGLAESSEGSPARSLTRSSTYTKLSDQTGPERGGNENGCDIPCWSGEGTQDSGFVCCGDGGRGASKADLLLEAAFLSQETASLLNAYSRLPHSSTYEALCNSEPGVVPLHCSGIGMGPSVSISNPCLSHHHLYLHHLREQGIQTDHSPASAPAHGPSTSFNSDLDTIAERTFRSQACSPTSTWMSDEGDDLESVATESAITATVTTTSIVTDFSTKSAPVAMEPCAPTASVPKGPASLALIPMESSVKETTVSESSTVLPITTTALTIETIDSPVTNSVQPQPLTDPSPNPGTSPCSVQPLVETEEDTLPQTTQPRSVLTEAGVSGDNVINIGADDEDEVDESATNMDSKSSGCGLPVKNYWSRHFLVDLLAVVVPVVPTVAWFCRGPHRDGQPMYHIGSLLRGCCTVALHSLRRGGGLRHYPAGGGGPGGMNI; translated from the exons ATGTCTTCGCCTTCAAATAAAAGATCTGGTTCTGGATCACGCAA ATTCAACCTGCTGAAGGCCCTACAGCCTAAGCATCGCTTGCAACAAATGCTGTCGTCTCCCACTGCATCCCCTGT ACGAAGTCCAGCACCTGTCAGTAACCGTGATCCCTATGGAAATGCCTCTCTTAGCAGCAGTAGCAATTCAGGGTCATGCAAGGGCAGTGATGGAAGCCCAACCCATAG GCGTCACATGAAATACACCTCCTGCAATGATAACCATGGTATCCGGCCCCCTCCACCTGAGCAATATTTAACTCCACTGCAACAGAAAGAGGTGTGTATCAGACACCTGAGAGCGCGGCTTAAAGAGACCATCGACAGACTGCAGGACAG GGACACAGAGATTGATGAGTTGCGTACTCAGCTGTCTCGCATGCAAGAAGACTGGATTGAAGAGGAGTGCCACCGTGTGGAGGCCCAGCTAGCTCTAAAGGAGGCTCGCAGGGAGATTCAGCAGCTTAAACAGGTTGTGGATGTTGTTCGATCCAGTCTTGGAGACACAGACACCGGGGTGCAGAAGTGCTTCCAAGACATAAACCTCCAGAACCACAAGCTGGAGTCATTATTGCAAAGCATGGAGCTGGCTCAGGTCGGGACCACCAAAGCAGGTGAAGCCCTGGCAGGTGGAGGGGTGGTGGGGGCAGGGCTGGAGGTCAGCGAGGGCCTGGCGGAGTCTTCCGAAGGCTCCCCAGCTCGCTCGCTTACCCGCAGTTCTACCTACACCAAGCTGAGTGACCAGACCGGCCCGGAACGTGGGGGTAATGAAAACGGGTGTGACATTCCATGTTGGTCAGGCGAGGGCACGCAGGACAGTGGGTTTGTTTGCTGCGGAGACGGTGGAAGAGGAGCCAGCAAAGCAGACCTACTCCTGGAAGCTGCATTTCTGTCTCAAGAGACCGCTTCGCTGCTCAATGCGTACTCCCGCCTGCCACACTCCTCCACCTATGAGGCGCTGTGCAACAGTGAGCCGGGAGTTGTGCCACTCCACTGCAGTGGGATCGGAATGGGGCCCAGTGTTAGCATAAGCAATCCATGTCTGTCGCATCACCACTTATACCTGCACCACCTGCGTGAGCAAGGCATTCAAACCGACCATTCTCCGGCTTCAGCCCCTGCCCATGGTCCCAGTACATCTTTTAACTCTGATCTGGACACTATTGCTGAGCGTACCTTCCGCTCTCAGGCCTGCAGCCCGACCTCTACCTGgatgtctgatgagggagaTGATCTGGAGTCGGTAGCTACAGAGTCAGCCATTACAGCAACAGTCACCACAACTTCCATTGTCACAGATTTTTCCACTAAGTCTGCACCGGTTGCAATGGAGCCTTGTGCACCAACTGCATCGGTTCCAAAAGGACCTGCATCTTTAGCGTTGATCCCCATGGAGTCCTCTGTCAAGGAGACTACTGTTTCAGAGTCCTCTACAGTCTTACCAATCACAACAACAGCTTTGACCATAGAGACCATTGACTCTCCAGTAACCAACTCTGTTCAACCTCAACCTCTAACAGACCCTTCGCCAAACCCTGGCACATCCCCTTGCTCTGTGCAGCCATTGGTTGAGACGGAAGAGGACACCCTTCCACAGACCACTCAGCCTCGTAGTGTACTTACAGAGGCTGGGGTTTCAGGGGATAATGTAATCAATATAGGTGCAGATGATGAAGATGAGGTTGATGAGAGTGCTACGAACATGGATTCCAAGTCATCTGGCTGTGGTTTACCAGTAAAGAACTACTGGAGCCGGCACTTCTTAGTGGATTTGCTTGCAGTGGTCGTTCCAGTGGTCCCCACAGTGGCATGGTTCTGTCGGGGTCCACACCGTGATGGTCAGCCAATGTACCATATTGGTTCTCTGTTGCGGGGTTGCTGCACTGTGGCCCTCCATTCCCTGCGTCGAGGAGGTGGTCTTCGGCACTACCCCGCAGGAGGAGGTGGTCCAGGAGGAATGAATATATGA
- the snphb gene encoding syntaphilin isoform X1 — translation MSSPSNKRSGSGSRKFNLLKALQPKHRLQQMLSSPTASPVFDYCRFIELDYTPMESGIMVSMRQSRGFLTPKSPERHCRRSPAPVSNRDPYGNASLSSSSNSGSCKGSDGSPTHRRHMKYTSCNDNHGIRPPPPEQYLTPLQQKEVCIRHLRARLKETIDRLQDRDTEIDELRTQLSRMQEDWIEEECHRVEAQLALKEARREIQQLKQVVDVVRSSLGDTDTGVQKCFQDINLQNHKLESLLQSMELAQVGTTKAGEALAGGGVVGAGLEVSEGLAESSEGSPARSLTRSSTYTKLSDQTGPERGGNENGCDIPCWSGEGTQDSGFVCCGDGGRGASKADLLLEAAFLSQETASLLNAYSRLPHSSTYEALCNSEPGVVPLHCSGIGMGPSVSISNPCLSHHHLYLHHLREQGIQTDHSPASAPAHGPSTSFNSDLDTIAERTFRSQACSPTSTWMSDEGDDLESVATESAITATVTTTSIVTDFSTKSAPVAMEPCAPTASVPKGPASLALIPMESSVKETTVSESSTVLPITTTALTIETIDSPVTNSVQPQPLTDPSPNPGTSPCSVQPLVETEEDTLPQTTQPRSVLTEAGVSGDNVINIGADDEDEVDESATNMDSKSSGCGLPVKNYWSRHFLVDLLAVVVPVVPTVAWFCRGPHRDGQPMYHIGSLLRGCCTVALHSLRRGGGLRHYPAGGGGPGGMNI, via the exons ATGTCTTCGCCTTCAAATAAAAGATCTGGTTCTGGATCACGCAA ATTCAACCTGCTGAAGGCCCTACAGCCTAAGCATCGCTTGCAACAAATGCTGTCGTCTCCCACTGCATCCCCTGT TTTTGACTATTGCAGGTTTATAGAGCTAGACTACACACCCATGGAGTCAGGCATTATGGTCTCTATGAGACAGAGCAGAGGATTTCTGACACCAAAGTCCCCGGAACGCCACTGTCG ACGAAGTCCAGCACCTGTCAGTAACCGTGATCCCTATGGAAATGCCTCTCTTAGCAGCAGTAGCAATTCAGGGTCATGCAAGGGCAGTGATGGAAGCCCAACCCATAG GCGTCACATGAAATACACCTCCTGCAATGATAACCATGGTATCCGGCCCCCTCCACCTGAGCAATATTTAACTCCACTGCAACAGAAAGAGGTGTGTATCAGACACCTGAGAGCGCGGCTTAAAGAGACCATCGACAGACTGCAGGACAG GGACACAGAGATTGATGAGTTGCGTACTCAGCTGTCTCGCATGCAAGAAGACTGGATTGAAGAGGAGTGCCACCGTGTGGAGGCCCAGCTAGCTCTAAAGGAGGCTCGCAGGGAGATTCAGCAGCTTAAACAGGTTGTGGATGTTGTTCGATCCAGTCTTGGAGACACAGACACCGGGGTGCAGAAGTGCTTCCAAGACATAAACCTCCAGAACCACAAGCTGGAGTCATTATTGCAAAGCATGGAGCTGGCTCAGGTCGGGACCACCAAAGCAGGTGAAGCCCTGGCAGGTGGAGGGGTGGTGGGGGCAGGGCTGGAGGTCAGCGAGGGCCTGGCGGAGTCTTCCGAAGGCTCCCCAGCTCGCTCGCTTACCCGCAGTTCTACCTACACCAAGCTGAGTGACCAGACCGGCCCGGAACGTGGGGGTAATGAAAACGGGTGTGACATTCCATGTTGGTCAGGCGAGGGCACGCAGGACAGTGGGTTTGTTTGCTGCGGAGACGGTGGAAGAGGAGCCAGCAAAGCAGACCTACTCCTGGAAGCTGCATTTCTGTCTCAAGAGACCGCTTCGCTGCTCAATGCGTACTCCCGCCTGCCACACTCCTCCACCTATGAGGCGCTGTGCAACAGTGAGCCGGGAGTTGTGCCACTCCACTGCAGTGGGATCGGAATGGGGCCCAGTGTTAGCATAAGCAATCCATGTCTGTCGCATCACCACTTATACCTGCACCACCTGCGTGAGCAAGGCATTCAAACCGACCATTCTCCGGCTTCAGCCCCTGCCCATGGTCCCAGTACATCTTTTAACTCTGATCTGGACACTATTGCTGAGCGTACCTTCCGCTCTCAGGCCTGCAGCCCGACCTCTACCTGgatgtctgatgagggagaTGATCTGGAGTCGGTAGCTACAGAGTCAGCCATTACAGCAACAGTCACCACAACTTCCATTGTCACAGATTTTTCCACTAAGTCTGCACCGGTTGCAATGGAGCCTTGTGCACCAACTGCATCGGTTCCAAAAGGACCTGCATCTTTAGCGTTGATCCCCATGGAGTCCTCTGTCAAGGAGACTACTGTTTCAGAGTCCTCTACAGTCTTACCAATCACAACAACAGCTTTGACCATAGAGACCATTGACTCTCCAGTAACCAACTCTGTTCAACCTCAACCTCTAACAGACCCTTCGCCAAACCCTGGCACATCCCCTTGCTCTGTGCAGCCATTGGTTGAGACGGAAGAGGACACCCTTCCACAGACCACTCAGCCTCGTAGTGTACTTACAGAGGCTGGGGTTTCAGGGGATAATGTAATCAATATAGGTGCAGATGATGAAGATGAGGTTGATGAGAGTGCTACGAACATGGATTCCAAGTCATCTGGCTGTGGTTTACCAGTAAAGAACTACTGGAGCCGGCACTTCTTAGTGGATTTGCTTGCAGTGGTCGTTCCAGTGGTCCCCACAGTGGCATGGTTCTGTCGGGGTCCACACCGTGATGGTCAGCCAATGTACCATATTGGTTCTCTGTTGCGGGGTTGCTGCACTGTGGCCCTCCATTCCCTGCGTCGAGGAGGTGGTCTTCGGCACTACCCCGCAGGAGGAGGTGGTCCAGGAGGAATGAATATATGA
- the snphb gene encoding syntaphilin isoform X2 — MSSPSNKRSGSGSRNFDYCRFIELDYTPMESGIMVSMRQSRGFLTPKSPERHCRRSPAPVSNRDPYGNASLSSSSNSGSCKGSDGSPTHRRHMKYTSCNDNHGIRPPPPEQYLTPLQQKEVCIRHLRARLKETIDRLQDRDTEIDELRTQLSRMQEDWIEEECHRVEAQLALKEARREIQQLKQVVDVVRSSLGDTDTGVQKCFQDINLQNHKLESLLQSMELAQVGTTKAGEALAGGGVVGAGLEVSEGLAESSEGSPARSLTRSSTYTKLSDQTGPERGGNENGCDIPCWSGEGTQDSGFVCCGDGGRGASKADLLLEAAFLSQETASLLNAYSRLPHSSTYEALCNSEPGVVPLHCSGIGMGPSVSISNPCLSHHHLYLHHLREQGIQTDHSPASAPAHGPSTSFNSDLDTIAERTFRSQACSPTSTWMSDEGDDLESVATESAITATVTTTSIVTDFSTKSAPVAMEPCAPTASVPKGPASLALIPMESSVKETTVSESSTVLPITTTALTIETIDSPVTNSVQPQPLTDPSPNPGTSPCSVQPLVETEEDTLPQTTQPRSVLTEAGVSGDNVINIGADDEDEVDESATNMDSKSSGCGLPVKNYWSRHFLVDLLAVVVPVVPTVAWFCRGPHRDGQPMYHIGSLLRGCCTVALHSLRRGGGLRHYPAGGGGPGGMNI; from the exons ATGTCTTCGCCTTCAAATAAAAGATCTGGTTCTGGATCACGCAA TTTTGACTATTGCAGGTTTATAGAGCTAGACTACACACCCATGGAGTCAGGCATTATGGTCTCTATGAGACAGAGCAGAGGATTTCTGACACCAAAGTCCCCGGAACGCCACTGTCG ACGAAGTCCAGCACCTGTCAGTAACCGTGATCCCTATGGAAATGCCTCTCTTAGCAGCAGTAGCAATTCAGGGTCATGCAAGGGCAGTGATGGAAGCCCAACCCATAG GCGTCACATGAAATACACCTCCTGCAATGATAACCATGGTATCCGGCCCCCTCCACCTGAGCAATATTTAACTCCACTGCAACAGAAAGAGGTGTGTATCAGACACCTGAGAGCGCGGCTTAAAGAGACCATCGACAGACTGCAGGACAG GGACACAGAGATTGATGAGTTGCGTACTCAGCTGTCTCGCATGCAAGAAGACTGGATTGAAGAGGAGTGCCACCGTGTGGAGGCCCAGCTAGCTCTAAAGGAGGCTCGCAGGGAGATTCAGCAGCTTAAACAGGTTGTGGATGTTGTTCGATCCAGTCTTGGAGACACAGACACCGGGGTGCAGAAGTGCTTCCAAGACATAAACCTCCAGAACCACAAGCTGGAGTCATTATTGCAAAGCATGGAGCTGGCTCAGGTCGGGACCACCAAAGCAGGTGAAGCCCTGGCAGGTGGAGGGGTGGTGGGGGCAGGGCTGGAGGTCAGCGAGGGCCTGGCGGAGTCTTCCGAAGGCTCCCCAGCTCGCTCGCTTACCCGCAGTTCTACCTACACCAAGCTGAGTGACCAGACCGGCCCGGAACGTGGGGGTAATGAAAACGGGTGTGACATTCCATGTTGGTCAGGCGAGGGCACGCAGGACAGTGGGTTTGTTTGCTGCGGAGACGGTGGAAGAGGAGCCAGCAAAGCAGACCTACTCCTGGAAGCTGCATTTCTGTCTCAAGAGACCGCTTCGCTGCTCAATGCGTACTCCCGCCTGCCACACTCCTCCACCTATGAGGCGCTGTGCAACAGTGAGCCGGGAGTTGTGCCACTCCACTGCAGTGGGATCGGAATGGGGCCCAGTGTTAGCATAAGCAATCCATGTCTGTCGCATCACCACTTATACCTGCACCACCTGCGTGAGCAAGGCATTCAAACCGACCATTCTCCGGCTTCAGCCCCTGCCCATGGTCCCAGTACATCTTTTAACTCTGATCTGGACACTATTGCTGAGCGTACCTTCCGCTCTCAGGCCTGCAGCCCGACCTCTACCTGgatgtctgatgagggagaTGATCTGGAGTCGGTAGCTACAGAGTCAGCCATTACAGCAACAGTCACCACAACTTCCATTGTCACAGATTTTTCCACTAAGTCTGCACCGGTTGCAATGGAGCCTTGTGCACCAACTGCATCGGTTCCAAAAGGACCTGCATCTTTAGCGTTGATCCCCATGGAGTCCTCTGTCAAGGAGACTACTGTTTCAGAGTCCTCTACAGTCTTACCAATCACAACAACAGCTTTGACCATAGAGACCATTGACTCTCCAGTAACCAACTCTGTTCAACCTCAACCTCTAACAGACCCTTCGCCAAACCCTGGCACATCCCCTTGCTCTGTGCAGCCATTGGTTGAGACGGAAGAGGACACCCTTCCACAGACCACTCAGCCTCGTAGTGTACTTACAGAGGCTGGGGTTTCAGGGGATAATGTAATCAATATAGGTGCAGATGATGAAGATGAGGTTGATGAGAGTGCTACGAACATGGATTCCAAGTCATCTGGCTGTGGTTTACCAGTAAAGAACTACTGGAGCCGGCACTTCTTAGTGGATTTGCTTGCAGTGGTCGTTCCAGTGGTCCCCACAGTGGCATGGTTCTGTCGGGGTCCACACCGTGATGGTCAGCCAATGTACCATATTGGTTCTCTGTTGCGGGGTTGCTGCACTGTGGCCCTCCATTCCCTGCGTCGAGGAGGTGGTCTTCGGCACTACCCCGCAGGAGGAGGTGGTCCAGGAGGAATGAATATATGA